Proteins from a single region of Phycisphaeraceae bacterium D3-23:
- a CDS encoding PEP-CTERM sorting domain-containing protein, protein MCNTLHRHTYPTATILAAALALSAALPTNAADQTATWDGSDGNWSDAARWSTDPLFPDNGNGGNTFDAIINSGDVTLDQDITLEGLSLGGGDIDGSFDLTITGTLDWLLGQMLGAGTTTLAAGGTLTTGGSTQTLRRDFDNAGTVQYHNGNFRLADDAVFTNLAGAVFNASDPSGIPTGGGGGGTFNNNGTFNKTTASSFRITAGEFNNAGSVNIDEGELRISSGGANTGTFEVDAGATLRFEGSYTYSPGSSITGVGTVTFDNGTHVLPAGTFTPTGTVNFEDGSITVNDVLTPAALGAIGADVTFNQFLDFGGPLTVNSSGSAAFSAAQSFTQITLDNGDLGGTGDLTITGTLDWLLGQMLGAGTTTLAAGGTLTTGGSTQTLRRDFDNAGTVQYHNGNFRLADDAVFTNLAGAVFNASDPSGIPTGGGGGGTFHNNGTFNKTTASSFRITAGEFNNAGSVNIDEGELRISSGGANTGTFEVDAGATLRFEGSYTYSPGSSITGVGTVTFDNGTHVLPAGTFTPTGTVNFEDGSITVNDVLTPAALGAIGADVTFNQFLDFGGPLTVNSSGSAAFSAAQSFTQITLDNGDLGGTGDLTITGTLDWLLGQMLGAGTTTLAAGGTLTTGGSTQTLRRDFDNAGTVQYHNGNFRLADDAVFTNLAGAVFNASDPSGIPTGGGGGGTFNNNGTFNKTTASSFRITAGEFNNAGSVNIDEGELDFSQAYTQTAGKLTVDAGAEARFTTTANFTGGQITGGGTIIGDINNQGAVVAPGTSPGTLTLDGDYTHGTGASLQIQFGGTQSGAFDVFDVTGDAELEGGMLEVVLLNADYSIAQGATFDVMLAGAIAGQFDTVILPTDMVGGTLFSSQVDPLGRVTLTALSDFEMVLGDITGDLFVGVEDLDVLLANWGDTVGFGNNSIAAGDLSGDGVVGQADLQIVIDNWGGGTSPDTNIPEPGSLALLGLGGLALLRRRR, encoded by the coding sequence ATGTGTAACACCCTCCATCGCCACACTTACCCCACCGCCACGATCCTCGCCGCCGCCTTGGCGCTCTCCGCGGCACTGCCGACGAACGCCGCGGACCAAACCGCGACGTGGGACGGCTCGGATGGCAACTGGTCCGACGCGGCCCGCTGGTCCACCGACCCGCTCTTCCCCGACAACGGCAACGGCGGCAACACGTTTGACGCCATTATCAACAGCGGGGATGTCACGCTGGACCAGGACATCACCCTTGAAGGGCTGTCGCTTGGTGGTGGCGATATCGATGGCAGCTTCGACCTCACGATCACCGGCACGCTGGACTGGTTGTTAGGCCAGATGCTGGGGGCGGGGACGACCACGCTGGCGGCGGGCGGGACGCTGACCACGGGCGGCAGCACCCAGACCCTGCGTCGCGACTTCGACAACGCCGGCACCGTGCAGTACCACAACGGCAACTTCCGCCTCGCCGACGACGCCGTGTTCACCAACCTCGCCGGCGCCGTCTTCAACGCCTCGGACCCCAGCGGCATCCCCACCGGCGGCGGCGGCGGGGGCACCTTCAACAACAACGGCACGTTCAACAAGACCACCGCCTCGAGCTTCAGAATCACCGCCGGCGAGTTCAACAACGCCGGCAGCGTCAACATCGACGAAGGGGAGCTGCGCATCAGCAGTGGCGGCGCCAACACCGGCACCTTCGAGGTCGATGCCGGGGCCACCCTCCGCTTTGAGGGCAGCTACACCTACAGCCCCGGCTCATCGATCACCGGCGTGGGCACCGTCACCTTCGACAACGGCACCCACGTCCTGCCCGCCGGGACCTTCACCCCCACCGGTACCGTCAACTTCGAGGACGGCAGCATCACCGTCAACGACGTCCTCACCCCCGCCGCGCTGGGCGCGATCGGCGCGGACGTGACGTTCAACCAGTTCCTCGACTTCGGCGGGCCGCTGACCGTCAACAGCAGCGGCTCGGCCGCGTTCAGCGCCGCCCAGAGCTTTACGCAGATCACGCTCGACAACGGCGACTTGGGCGGCACGGGCGACCTCACGATCACCGGCACGCTGGACTGGTTGTTAGGCCAGATGCTGGGGGCGGGGACGACCACGCTGGCGGCGGGCGGGACGCTGACCACGGGCGGCAGCACCCAGACCCTGCGTCGCGACTTCGACAACGCCGGCACCGTGCAGTACCACAACGGCAACTTCCGCCTCGCCGACGACGCCGTGTTCACCAACCTCGCCGGCGCCGTCTTCAACGCCTCGGACCCCAGCGGCATCCCCACCGGCGGCGGCGGCGGGGGCACCTTCCACAACAACGGCACGTTCAACAAGACCACCGCCTCGAGCTTCAGAATCACCGCCGGCGAGTTCAACAACGCCGGCAGCGTCAACATCGACGAAGGGGAGCTGCGCATCAGCAGTGGCGGCGCCAACACCGGCACCTTCGAGGTCGATGCCGGGGCCACCCTCCGCTTTGAGGGCAGCTACACCTACAGCCCCGGCTCATCGATCACCGGCGTGGGCACCGTCACCTTCGACAACGGCACCCACGTCCTGCCCGCCGGGACCTTCACCCCCACCGGTACCGTCAACTTCGAGGACGGCAGCATCACCGTCAACGACGTCCTCACCCCCGCCGCGCTGGGCGCGATCGGCGCGGACGTGACGTTCAACCAGTTCCTCGACTTCGGCGGGCCGCTGACCGTCAACAGCAGCGGCTCGGCCGCGTTCAGCGCCGCCCAGAGCTTTACGCAGATCACGCTCGACAACGGCGACTTGGGCGGCACGGGCGACCTCACGATCACCGGCACGCTGGACTGGTTGTTAGGCCAGATGCTGGGGGCGGGGACGACCACGCTGGCGGCGGGCGGGACGCTGACCACGGGCGGCAGCACCCAGACCCTGCGTCGCGACTTCGACAACGCCGGCACCGTGCAGTACCACAACGGCAACTTCCGCCTCGCCGACGACGCCGTGTTCACCAACCTCGCCGGCGCCGTCTTCAACGCCTCGGACCCCAGCGGCATCCCCACCGGCGGCGGCGGCGGGGGCACCTTCAACAACAACGGCACGTTCAACAAGACCACCGCCTCGAGCTTCAGAATCACCGCCGGCGAGTTCAACAACGCCGGCAGCGTCAACATCGACGAAGGGGAGCTTGATTTTTCACAGGCATACACCCAGACCGCTGGCAAGCTCACGGTCGATGCGGGGGCGGAAGCTCGGTTCACGACGACGGCGAACTTCACGGGAGGCCAGATCACCGGGGGAGGCACGATCATCGGCGATATCAACAACCAGGGTGCGGTTGTCGCCCCGGGCACCTCGCCGGGCACACTCACGCTCGATGGCGACTATACCCACGGCACGGGCGCGAGCCTCCAGATCCAGTTCGGCGGGACGCAATCGGGCGCGTTCGATGTGTTCGACGTGACGGGGGATGCCGAACTGGAGGGGGGGATGCTGGAAGTCGTGTTACTCAACGCAGACTATTCGATTGCCCAAGGCGCGACGTTTGATGTGATGCTGGCGGGCGCGATTGCGGGCCAGTTCGATACCGTGATCCTGCCGACCGACATGGTGGGCGGCACCCTCTTCTCATCGCAGGTTGATCCGCTCGGGCGGGTCACGCTGACGGCGCTGTCCGACTTCGAGATGGTCTTGGGCGATATCACGGGTGACCTGTTTGTGGGGGTCGAGGACCTGGATGTCCTGTTGGCGAACTGGGGCGACACGGTCGGGTTCGGCAACAACTCCATCGCGGCCGGGGACCTGTCGGGTGATGGCGTCGTCGGGCAGGCGGACCTCCAGATCGTCATCGACAACTGGGGCGGGGGTACCTCGCCGGACACGAACATCCCCGAACCGGGGTCGTTGGCTTTGCTCGGGTTGGGTGGTTTGGCGCTACTCCGCCGACGGCGCTAG
- a CDS encoding sulfatase: protein MPAQTHGADAQSADVLESTTTPPNIVIILADDLYWGDLGCMGNAQVRTPNIDRLAEEGLCFDAAFTSTAMCSPTRQQMLTGLWPVRSGAWPNHSRVYDGVHSLPTHLGALGYRTAQIGKRHYNPASSYPFEHLGRLPHQEGLPERLPRLAERVSAFIEDAGDQPWCLYYASNQPHRPFSVGDPTHFPPDSLEVPAHLIDSPDTRSQLSLYYAEVEMLDAEVGMLMDVLDTLALAEKTLVIFTSEQGAAHVPFGGKWTCWDQGLRTAMVARLPGRIPAGQRTDAIVQYVDITPTLIEIAGGDPRATECGVGGAPDGGNGFDGRSFADILYGERNTHRDLAYGIQTTRGIINGSESYPIRSVRDERWLMVWNLNAGNEPFQNIFHSRDTVVWDDWLVAAEDDPALAARIDIYKNRPEFELYDTQADPALLKNLADTPDHAQRLRDMHTQLQAWMHSQGDEGLATEAQAAERQRR, encoded by the coding sequence TTGCCAGCCCAAACGCATGGCGCTGACGCGCAGTCCGCCGACGTGCTGGAATCCACCACCACGCCGCCGAACATCGTGATTATCCTGGCGGACGACCTTTACTGGGGTGACCTGGGCTGCATGGGCAATGCCCAGGTCCGCACACCCAACATCGACCGCCTCGCGGAAGAAGGCCTCTGCTTCGACGCCGCTTTCACCAGCACCGCGATGTGCTCGCCGACACGCCAGCAGATGTTGACCGGGCTTTGGCCAGTACGCAGCGGGGCCTGGCCTAATCACAGCCGGGTGTACGACGGTGTTCACAGTCTGCCTACCCACTTGGGCGCGTTGGGCTACCGCACCGCACAGATCGGCAAACGACACTACAACCCAGCATCAAGCTACCCCTTCGAGCATCTAGGCAGGCTGCCCCATCAGGAGGGGCTGCCCGAACGACTCCCCCGCCTGGCAGAGCGCGTGTCCGCGTTCATCGAAGATGCGGGCGACCAGCCGTGGTGCCTCTACTACGCCTCCAACCAGCCGCACCGCCCCTTCAGCGTCGGAGACCCGACACACTTCCCCCCCGACTCGCTGGAAGTCCCCGCACACCTGATCGACTCGCCCGACACACGCAGCCAACTAAGTCTCTACTACGCCGAGGTCGAGATGCTCGACGCCGAGGTCGGCATGCTGATGGATGTCCTCGACACCCTCGCGCTGGCCGAAAAAACACTGGTGATCTTCACATCCGAACAAGGCGCCGCCCACGTACCCTTCGGCGGCAAGTGGACCTGCTGGGATCAAGGCCTCCGGACCGCCATGGTCGCGCGGCTCCCCGGCCGCATCCCCGCTGGCCAACGCACCGACGCCATCGTGCAGTACGTCGACATCACGCCCACCCTCATCGAAATCGCAGGCGGCGACCCCCGCGCCACCGAGTGCGGCGTCGGTGGTGCCCCCGACGGCGGCAATGGCTTTGACGGCCGAAGCTTCGCCGACATCCTCTACGGCGAACGAAACACCCACCGCGACCTCGCCTACGGCATCCAAACCACCCGCGGCATCATCAACGGCTCGGAGAGTTACCCGATCCGCTCCGTCCGCGACGAACGCTGGCTCATGGTCTGGAACCTCAACGCCGGCAACGAGCCCTTCCAGAACATCTTCCACTCCCGCGACACAGTGGTCTGGGACGACTGGCTCGTCGCCGCCGAGGATGACCCCGCCCTCGCCGCCCGCATCGACATCTACAAGAACCGACCCGAGTTCGAGCTCTACGACACCCAAGCCGACCCCGCACTCCTCAAAAACCTGGCCGATACCCCCGACCACGCCCAACGCCTCCGCGACATGCACACACAACTCCAGGCATGGATGCACAGCCAAGGCGACGAAGGCCTCGCCACCGAAGCCCAAGCCGCCGAGCGACAGCGCCGCTAG
- a CDS encoding M14 family metallopeptidase has protein sequence MSNPDKPNNTPTDIGQWADRHIPPGDSADVAITVSESYAGMDIDIPLHIRRAKKPGPAVFVSAAVHGDEINGTGAIRQLIAEPAFALTRGTLVLVPVVNLLGFERHSRYLPDRRDLNRSFPGSPTGSLASRLAHALFTQVVQRCDFGIDLHTAAVRRTNFPNVRANLRDPKLAPFARAFGTELILSSKAPKGSLRRAACEAGCPTLILEAGEVWKVEPTVVEYTLRGVHNCLIHLGMADGQPTEPTYVLEADKTQWVRAQHGGFLAFHVGPGDIIKKDDPIATNTSLLGHEHNTITAPRDGVVLGMTTLPSVAPGDPVCHLAYVKKGSLKKIERARDKMKDDSLHQRTHDQLSTNVLVSEAGEENGDDR, from the coding sequence ATGTCAAACCCAGACAAACCCAACAACACCCCCACCGACATCGGCCAATGGGCCGATCGCCACATCCCCCCCGGCGACTCCGCCGACGTCGCCATCACCGTCTCCGAGTCCTACGCCGGGATGGACATCGACATCCCCCTCCACATCCGACGCGCCAAAAAACCAGGCCCCGCCGTCTTCGTCTCCGCCGCCGTCCACGGCGACGAGATCAACGGCACCGGCGCTATCCGACAACTCATCGCCGAACCCGCCTTCGCCCTCACCCGCGGCACCCTCGTCCTCGTCCCCGTCGTCAACCTCTTGGGCTTCGAAAGACACTCCCGCTACCTCCCCGACCGCCGCGACCTCAACCGCTCCTTCCCCGGCTCCCCCACCGGCTCCCTCGCCAGCCGACTCGCACACGCCCTCTTCACCCAGGTCGTCCAGCGCTGCGACTTCGGCATCGACCTCCACACCGCCGCCGTCCGTCGCACCAACTTCCCCAACGTCCGCGCCAACTTGCGTGACCCCAAACTCGCCCCCTTCGCCCGCGCCTTCGGCACCGAACTCATCCTCTCCAGCAAAGCCCCCAAGGGCTCGCTCCGCCGCGCCGCCTGCGAAGCCGGCTGCCCCACCCTAATCCTCGAAGCCGGCGAGGTCTGGAAGGTCGAGCCCACCGTCGTCGAATACACCCTCCGCGGCGTCCACAACTGCCTCATCCACCTCGGCATGGCCGACGGCCAACCCACCGAACCCACCTACGTGCTCGAGGCCGACAAAACCCAGTGGGTCCGCGCCCAGCACGGCGGGTTCCTCGCCTTCCACGTCGGCCCCGGCGACATCATCAAAAAAGACGACCCCATCGCCACCAACACCTCCCTCCTCGGCCACGAGCACAACACCATCACCGCCCCCCGCGACGGCGTCGTCCTGGGCATGACCACCCTCCCCTCCGTCGCCCCCGGCGACCCGGTCTGCCACCTCGCCTACGTCAAGAAGGGCTCGCTCAAAAAAATCGAACGCGCCCGCGACAAGATGAAAGACGACTCCCTCCACCAACGCACCCACGACCAACTCAGCACCAACGTCCTCGTCAGCGAAGCGGGGGAAGAGAACGGGGACGACCGATAG
- a CDS encoding RimK family alpha-L-glutamate ligase codes for MKLGILSTAPKCYSTMRLRQAAEQRGHKVKVLSTLRFAIELAHADPDLYFRGKQLTQYDAIMPRIGASLTYFGTAVVRQFEQMDVYTPNSANGISNSRDKLRSLQILSKHDIGIPLTAFVRDRKDALPAIERVGGAPVVIKVLEGTQGIGVILAETEKVAEAIVETLHGAKQNVLIQQFVAESKGKDVRAFVVGDRVVAAMRRVAQGTEFRSNVHRGGKTEAITLSPEYEETAVRAAQILGLRVAGVDLLESNSGPQVMEVNSSPGLEGIEGATGLDIAGVIVDYMAARVDFPDIDVRQRLTVSASYGVAEISVPEGSDMIGKTIDASGLRDKDISVLTLNRDKSVISNPKGSRELEAGDRLLCYGKLDSMRGLVPEKRQRKRKPKVQKLDQGLVDSLQDTP; via the coding sequence ATGAAACTCGGCATCCTCTCCACCGCCCCCAAGTGCTACAGCACGATGCGCCTCCGCCAAGCCGCCGAGCAGCGCGGCCACAAGGTCAAGGTCCTCAGCACCCTCCGCTTCGCCATCGAGCTCGCACACGCCGACCCCGACCTCTACTTCCGCGGCAAGCAGCTCACCCAGTACGACGCCATCATGCCCCGCATCGGCGCCTCGCTCACCTACTTCGGCACCGCCGTCGTCCGGCAGTTCGAGCAGATGGACGTCTACACCCCCAACTCCGCCAACGGCATCTCCAACTCCCGCGACAAGCTCCGCTCGCTCCAGATCCTCAGCAAGCACGACATCGGCATCCCGCTCACCGCCTTCGTCCGCGACCGCAAAGACGCCCTGCCCGCCATCGAACGCGTCGGCGGCGCGCCCGTCGTCATCAAAGTCCTCGAAGGCACCCAAGGCATCGGCGTCATCCTCGCCGAGACCGAAAAGGTCGCCGAGGCCATCGTCGAAACCCTCCACGGCGCAAAACAAAACGTCCTCATCCAGCAGTTCGTCGCCGAGAGCAAGGGCAAAGACGTCCGCGCCTTCGTCGTCGGCGACCGCGTCGTCGCCGCCATGCGCCGCGTCGCCCAAGGCACCGAGTTCCGCAGCAACGTCCACCGCGGCGGCAAGACCGAAGCCATCACCCTCTCCCCCGAGTACGAAGAAACCGCCGTCCGCGCCGCGCAGATCCTCGGCCTCCGCGTCGCCGGCGTCGACCTCCTCGAAAGCAACTCCGGCCCGCAGGTCATGGAGGTCAACTCCTCGCCAGGCCTCGAAGGCATCGAGGGCGCGACCGGCCTCGACATCGCCGGCGTCATCGTCGACTACATGGCCGCACGCGTCGACTTCCCCGACATCGACGTCCGACAACGACTCACCGTCTCCGCCAGCTACGGCGTCGCCGAGATCAGCGTCCCCGAGGGCTCGGACATGATCGGCAAAACCATCGACGCCTCCGGCCTCCGCGACAAAGACATCTCCGTCCTCACCCTCAACCGCGACAAGTCTGTCATCTCCAACCCCAAGGGCTCACGCGAGCTCGAAGCGGGCGACCGCCTGCTCTGCTACGGCAAGCTCGACTCCATGCGCGGCCTCGTCCCCGAAAAACGCCAACGCAAACGCAAACCCAAAGTCCAAAAACTCGACCAGGGCCTCGTCGACTCCCTCCAAGACACGCCGTAA
- a CDS encoding RimK/LysX family protein, translating to MPETPPTPIPVGWREYIALPDWGIDRVRVKVDTGARTSAIHVAEYEELDDGTARFEVVIRERPKMRTVFVEAPLVREAVVKPSSGKRQRRPVVKTTMRLGGVEKEIEITLVCRKGMLCRMLLGRTALKRDFVVDVSSAYLASEKRRKKKKKRKPDTA from the coding sequence ATGCCTGAAACTCCCCCCACCCCGATCCCCGTTGGCTGGCGCGAGTACATCGCGCTGCCGGACTGGGGGATCGACCGGGTCCGCGTCAAGGTCGATACCGGGGCGCGGACCAGCGCGATCCATGTGGCCGAGTACGAAGAGCTCGACGACGGGACCGCGCGCTTCGAGGTCGTCATCCGCGAGCGGCCGAAGATGCGCACGGTCTTTGTCGAGGCCCCGCTCGTGCGCGAGGCGGTCGTCAAGCCGTCCTCGGGCAAACGCCAGCGCCGGCCGGTCGTGAAGACCACCATGCGGCTGGGCGGGGTCGAGAAGGAGATCGAGATCACACTCGTCTGCCGCAAGGGCATGCTCTGCCGGATGCTGCTCGGGCGGACGGCGCTCAAACGCGACTTCGTCGTCGATGTGTCGAGCGCCTACCTCGCCAGCGAGAAGCGGCGGAAGAAGAAAAAGAAGCGCAAGCCCGACACCGCCTAA
- the hflX gene encoding GTPase HflX, with protein MEQGQRENNVAVATERAVLVAALLPNDGLDPHDPLGELRSLADTAGAVVMDELMQKRTKPDAATFIGKGKVAELAEMVKFHEAEVVLFENDLSPSQIAKVEEQVECKVLDRSELILDIFAARARTAEARLQVELAQLQYTYPRLRAMWTHLDTITGGAPTGIGTRGPGEQQLEIDRRIVQRKKAQLQREIAEVQSRKTREVAARNLDHYTVGVVGYTNAGKSTLFNTVTQGGAYADDKLFATLSTRTRVWKLGDGDEVMLSDTVGFVRNLPHHLVASFKATLEEAVHADLLLIVLDAADPNAKRMLETVYEVLDDIGAKDNERLLVLNKADKLDDNAELLLLTREHPGALAISAKTGVGIDRLVERVRTASRGQTKTLDFTIPHADGKTLNFLENRAVILNRDYGPDHVTLKARIGDRQLAMLKSQGTQAQWDGKHDPSGNGWGS; from the coding sequence TTGGAACAAGGACAACGCGAGAACAACGTCGCCGTCGCGACCGAACGTGCTGTGCTCGTCGCGGCGCTACTCCCCAATGACGGGCTGGACCCGCACGACCCGTTGGGCGAGCTGCGCTCCCTCGCCGATACGGCGGGCGCGGTCGTCATGGACGAGCTGATGCAGAAGCGCACCAAGCCCGACGCCGCGACGTTCATCGGCAAGGGCAAGGTCGCCGAGCTCGCCGAGATGGTCAAGTTCCACGAGGCCGAGGTCGTGCTGTTTGAAAACGACCTGTCGCCCTCGCAGATCGCGAAGGTTGAAGAACAGGTCGAGTGCAAAGTCCTCGACCGCAGCGAGCTGATCCTCGACATCTTCGCCGCCCGAGCCCGCACCGCCGAGGCCCGCTTGCAAGTGGAACTCGCCCAGCTCCAATACACCTATCCCCGCCTCCGCGCGATGTGGACCCACCTCGACACCATCACCGGCGGCGCGCCGACCGGCATCGGCACCCGCGGCCCGGGCGAACAACAGCTCGAGATCGACCGCCGCATCGTCCAACGCAAAAAGGCCCAGCTCCAACGCGAGATCGCCGAGGTCCAGTCCCGCAAGACCCGCGAGGTCGCCGCACGCAACCTCGACCACTACACCGTCGGCGTCGTCGGCTACACCAACGCCGGCAAGTCCACACTCTTCAACACCGTCACCCAGGGCGGCGCCTACGCCGACGACAAACTCTTCGCGACCCTCTCCACCCGCACCCGCGTCTGGAAACTCGGGGATGGCGACGAGGTCATGCTCTCCGACACCGTCGGCTTCGTGCGAAACCTCCCCCACCACCTCGTCGCCTCCTTCAAAGCCACCCTCGAAGAAGCCGTCCACGCCGACCTGCTCTTGATCGTCCTCGACGCCGCCGACCCCAACGCCAAGCGCATGCTCGAAACGGTCTACGAAGTCCTCGACGACATCGGCGCGAAAGACAACGAACGCCTGCTTGTCCTGAACAAGGCCGACAAGCTCGACGACAACGCCGAGCTGTTGTTGCTCACCCGCGAACACCCCGGCGCACTCGCCATCAGCGCCAAGACCGGCGTCGGCATCGACCGGCTCGTCGAGCGCGTCCGCACCGCCTCGCGTGGCCAGACCAAGACCCTCGACTTCACCATCCCCCACGCCGACGGCAAGACCCTCAACTTCCTCGAGAACCGAGCCGTCATCTTGAACCGCGACTACGGCCCCGACCACGTCACCCTCAAGGCCCGCATCGGCGACCGCCAACTCGCCATGCTCAAGTCCCAAGGCACCCAGGCGCAGTGGGACGGCAAGCACGACCCAAGCGGGAACGGGTGGGGCTCCTGA
- a CDS encoding serine/threonine-protein kinase, whose protein sequence is MPDPREIQVNRIKEITCTACKHVIDITGYKPLAKEHCPECSASFQVPGQIGQYVLFKRIAAGAMGSVYTAYDEVLARQVALKIVSAPPSKDDDLYQGALREARVQATINHPNVAQVYAMSEDMGQPYIIMELIDGGTVLDLIRTGGAIEETRALQIGIDTALGLYAAQKIGLMHRDIKPGNLLLDREGQAKIVDFGLAERTSKQVEGKVLGSPYYMPPEIAKGKTSDHRADIYSLGASLYHMLVGVPAFKRKGDSPRDVVLRRFKVAPPDPCEANPAVHQETGQLVTHMMALDPEQRPADYPQLIRTMRQAVALLQRDQATPAAEPEVDPLQALSDAVNKKR, encoded by the coding sequence ATGCCCGACCCGCGCGAAATCCAGGTCAACCGGATCAAGGAGATCACCTGCACCGCGTGCAAGCACGTGATCGACATCACCGGGTACAAACCGTTGGCGAAGGAGCACTGCCCCGAGTGCTCCGCCTCGTTCCAGGTGCCCGGGCAGATCGGGCAGTACGTCCTCTTCAAGCGCATCGCGGCCGGGGCGATGGGCTCGGTCTACACCGCCTACGACGAGGTGCTCGCCCGGCAGGTCGCGCTCAAGATCGTCTCCGCCCCGCCGTCCAAAGACGACGACCTCTACCAGGGCGCGCTCCGCGAGGCCCGGGTCCAGGCCACCATCAACCACCCCAACGTCGCCCAGGTCTACGCCATGTCCGAAGACATGGGCCAGCCCTACATCATCATGGAACTGATCGACGGAGGCACCGTGCTCGACCTCATCCGCACGGGCGGGGCCATCGAAGAAACCCGGGCACTGCAGATCGGCATCGATACCGCGTTAGGGCTCTACGCCGCGCAGAAGATCGGGCTCATGCACCGCGACATCAAGCCCGGCAACCTGCTGCTCGACCGCGAGGGGCAGGCGAAGATCGTCGACTTCGGCCTGGCCGAGCGCACCAGCAAGCAGGTCGAGGGCAAGGTGCTGGGCAGCCCGTACTACATGCCCCCGGAGATCGCGAAAGGCAAGACCTCCGACCACCGCGCCGACATCTACTCGCTGGGCGCATCGCTGTACCACATGCTCGTCGGCGTGCCCGCCTTCAAACGAAAGGGCGACAGCCCGCGCGACGTCGTGCTCCGCCGGTTCAAGGTCGCGCCGCCCGACCCGTGCGAAGCGAACCCGGCCGTGCATCAAGAAACGGGACAACTCGTCACGCACATGATGGCGCTCGACCCCGAGCAGCGCCCCGCCGACTACCCCCAGCTCATCCGCACGATGCGTCAGGCTGTCGCGCTCCTGCAACGCGACCAGGCCACCCCCGCCGCCGAGCCCGAGGTCGACCCGCTGCAAGCGCTGTCGGACGCGGTGAACAAAAAGCGGTAG
- the rpmB gene encoding 50S ribosomal protein L28 — protein MPRVCEFTGKRTTTGHTYTTRGKAKYLGGVGTKVTGKTKRKFRPNIQKVNALMEDGSVRKVKASTRAIRNGLVVKPLKRRFAYKPDAEAAKAD, from the coding sequence ATGCCCCGCGTCTGCGAATTTACCGGAAAACGGACCACCACCGGCCACACCTACACCACCCGCGGTAAGGCCAAGTACCTCGGCGGGGTCGGCACCAAGGTCACCGGCAAGACCAAGCGGAAGTTCCGCCCCAACATCCAGAAGGTCAACGCCCTGATGGAAGACGGCTCGGTCCGCAAGGTCAAGGCCTCGACCCGCGCGATCCGCAACGGGCTGGTGGTCAAGCCCCTCAAGCGCCGCTTCGCCTACAAACCCGACGCAGAAGCCGCCAAGGCCGACTAA